In one Carassius carassius chromosome 12, fCarCar2.1, whole genome shotgun sequence genomic region, the following are encoded:
- the tada1 gene encoding transcriptional adapter 1 has protein sequence MAAHASELEIAKKNLTDAVGDNVKHYWANLKLWFKQKISKEEFDLEARRLLAQDTVHVHNDFLLAILTRCQIIVSTSEGPSSLQWNSGSTSKPGKPNRGKKKFPSVRQKFDHRFQPQNPLQAAQAFSPREAALEDEELRLSAHTLLLPTRGQMEARMMVTAFEMGLDNVSEDAVSTMFCALEVHLKDILSALVSRRKAYRLRDGHFPYAFGSDVTPRPYLKNSLPAYHSITECPPPSASLPAGPPPPLCPDDAEQRAALLLACSSDRVPPPLTPISVFDLLEALQVQRRVMPSHSMYALNVERILARLWHPSHEELEQDHIHRQHLASKEGLLVS, from the exons ATGGCGGCTCACGCTAGTGAACTGGAGATAGCAAAGAAGAACTTAACCGATGCTGTCGGAGACAATGTCAAACA tTACTGGGCCAATCTCAAACTCTGGTTCAAGCAGAAGATCAGCAAAGAGGAGTTCGACCTGGAGGCGCGGCGTCTGCTGGCTCAGGACACCG TTCATGTGCACAATGACTTCCTGCTGGCCATCCTCACTCGCTGCCAGATCATCGTGTCCACGTCAG agggcCCCAGCTCGCTGCAGTGGAACAGTGGATCCACATCCAAACCTGGCAAACCCAACCGAGGCAAAAAGAAGTTTCCCTCCGTTCGGCAGAAGTTCGAT cacCGCTTCCAGCCGCAGAACCCCCTGCAGGCGGCGCAGGCCTTCAGTCCTCGAGAAGCAGCGCTGGAGGACGAGGAGCTGAGACTGAGCGCTCACACACTGCTGCTGCCCACCAGAGGACAGATGGAGGCGCGCATGATGGTCACCGCCTTCGAGATGGGCCTCGACAACGTGAGCGAGGACGCCGTCAGCACCATGTTCTGCGCTCTGgag GTGCATCTGAAGGATATCCTGAGCGCTCTGGTCTCGCGGAGGAAAGCCTATCGTCTGCGGGACGGTCACTTCCCATACGCGTTTGGCAGTGACGTGACGCCGCGGCCGTACCTGAAGAACAGTCTGCCGGCGTACCACAGCATCACTGAATG TCCTCCTCCGAGCGCATCACTTCCTGCCgggcctcctcctccgctgtgtCCAGATGATGCAGAGCAGCGGGCAGCGCTCCTGCTGGCATGTTCCTCTGACCGTGTCCCGCCGCCGCTGACCCCCATCAGTGTGTTCGACCTGCTGGAGgcgctgcag GTCCAGCGGAGGGTGATGCCGTCTCACAGCATGTACGCTCTGAACGTGGAGAGGATTCTGGCCCGGCTGTGGCACCCGAGTCACGAGGAGCTGGAGCAGGACCACATCCACCGCCAGCATCTGGCCAGTAAAGAGGGACTGCTGGTCAGCTGA